In Marinobacter salinisoli, the DNA window CTCGTTCCGGCGCAAGCGTTCGATTTCATCGGCCTGGCGGGAAATGTAACCCTCGTACTTGATCTCGATTTCGACCTGGTCAGCCACGTTCGCATCGCTGACCCGTTCGGCCCCGATGTCCGCGATGTGGCTGTAGTCAATTTCCGGGCGGCGCAGCAATTCCGCCAGTGACTGGTCGCGGTTCATCGGCTGCTTCAGGAAGCCGTTGGCACGCTCGCCCGCCTCGGTGTTCGGATGAATCCGGGTGGATTCGAGTCGGCTGCGCTCCTGGCCAATGGCCTCGCGCTTGTCATTGAACTTGCGCCAGCGATCGTCATCCACCAGGCCAAGCTTGCGGCCCATATCGGTCAGGCGCAGATCGGCGTTGTCTTCCCGCAGAATCAGTCGGTATTCCGCGCGGCTGGTGAACATCCGGTACGGCTCGCTGGTGCCCATGGTAATCAGGTCATCCACCAGTACGCCCAGATACGCCTCGTCACGGCGCGGGTACCACTCGTCTTTCTCCTGCGCTCTGAGGGCTGCGTTGATGCCCGCCAACAGACCCTGGGCGCCGGCCTCTTCATAGCCAGTGGTGCCATTGATCTGGCCGGCGAAGTACAGGCCCCTGATGAACTTGGTTTCCAGGGTGTGACGCAGGTCCTGAGGATTCAAGTAATCGTATTCAATGGCGTAGCCCGGCCGGGTGATGTGCGCGTTCTCGAACCCCGGGATGGAGCGCACCGCCGCCAGCTGAACATCGAACGGCAGGCTGGTGGAAATACCATTGGGGTATAGCTCGTTGGTGGTCAGGCCTTCGGGTTCGACGAAAATCTGGTGCGAATCCTTGTCGGCAAAGCGGTTCACCTTGTCCTCGATGGAAGGGCAATAGCGGGGCCCCACGCCTTCGATGCTGCCGGCAAACATGGGCGAGCGATCGAATCCGCTACGGATAATGTCGTGGGTCTGCTCGGTGGTTCGGGTGACGTAACAGCAGATCTGTTCAGGGTGCTCTGCCCGGCTGCCCACGAACGACATCACCGGCGTCGGGGTGTCTCCCCACTGCTCGTCCATCACGGAAAAATCCACCGAGCGGGCGTCGATGCGCGGTGGAGTGCCGGTTTTCAGGCGGCCGACGTTGAACGGAAGTTCCCGCAGGCGGGCCGCCAGTGCGTTGGCCGGCGCATCCCCGGCACGTCCGCCAGCATGGTTCTGCATACCGATGTGGATAACCCCGCCCAAAAAGGTTCCGGTGGTCAGTACCACGCTGTCGGCCAGGAACCGGATGCCGGTCTGGGTCACGACACCGGTGACCACGTCGTTTTCCACAATCAGATCGTCCGCCGCCTGCTGGAACAGGGTCAGATTGGGCTGGTTTTCCAGCGCGTGACGCACCGCCGCCTTGTACAGAACGCGGTCGGCCTGGGCGCGGGTCGCACGCACGGCCGGGCCCTTGCGACTGTTCAGCACCCGGAACTGAATACCCGCCTGATCGGTGGCCCTCGCCATGAGGCCGCCGAGCGCGTCAATTTCTTTCACCAGGTGGCTCTTGCCGATGCCCCCGATAGCCGGGTTACAGGACATCTGGCCCAGGGTCTCAATGTTGTGTGTCAGCAACAGGGTCTGCGACCCCATGCGGGCTGCCGCCAGAGCAGCTTCGGTACCGGCATGGCCGCCACCAATGACAATGACATCGAAACGAGTCGGAAAATCCACAGTTCACCTCAGAAATCGGGGGATATAAGCAGGGCGGCGAGTATAACGCCTTGCCCCTGAAAATGCAGTTTGAATGCGCAAATTTTAACCAGCACGACTGCGTGGTGGAAGTGGTACAGACCGAAACGGGCTGGAAAAACGGTCTTCGCAGGCCCTTTAACCGTAGGGAAATGCCGAAATTCATGTTTTTTCAGGGCCTTGTATTCGCCTCCTCAGAAACTTTTTCAATAAGTTATCCACAGAAAAAAAGGTTCCAAAAACTACGTAAAAAATCGTCAAATTATTGTTTTTAATATAATAAAAACAATTACTCCAGAGGTTATCCGTAGGTTGTTCAACTATTTATCCACAGATGTAATGGGCGCTTGAGTACGCAGGTAGGTCACAAGCAGGAAAACCAGCAGGTTGGCCAGCGAAAGCAGCAGCAGAAATGCAGGGATCGACAGTTTCAACCCGCCCAGAGCCACCATGCCCATCAGGGCGCTGCTTACCATGAACAGCGCATTGATCACATTCAGAGCGGCAATAATCCGGGCGCGCTGACGGGCCGGCGTTTCGTGCTGGATAAACGCATAGAGCGGCACGATGAACAGCCCCCCGCAAACCCCCACACCCACCAGGTCCATCAACACCCGCAGATAGACCGGATCAGTCAACATCGTCAACCAGGTGGACGGTTGCGGAGCGCCCGGCACCGCAAAAAACAGATCGATACCAAACACGCTCAGACCCAGCGCGCCCCAGGGCACCGGTTTCAGGGAGATGGCATGTCCGGTCAGACGCTCACACAGGGATGCGCCCAGCGCAATACCAATGGTGAACAGAGCCAGCAGCAGCGTAACCACGGTCTCGTCACCACGCAGGTGAACACGGGAAAAGTTCGGGAACTGCGTCAGGTACGCCGCGCCCAGAAACCAGAACCAGGAAATGGCGAGGATGGCCAGCAGAACCGGCCGGCGCTGGGCGGCGAGCATCATCAGACGCCAGGTCTCCACCACCGGGCGTAGCCGCACCGCCACGGTCGCATGGCGGTCATGGGTGGGAGGAACCCGGCGCGCCGCCAGATAACCAAGTACCGCCATCAGCACCACGGCTATCGCCGTGACGCGATCGGAGGCAGCCAGCCCCATGATCAACCCGGCGGCGATGGTTCCCAGCAGGATGGCGACAAAGGTACCCATGCTCACCAGGCCGTTGCCCCCAACCAGCTCATCGTCGGACAGCACCTGTGGAAGAATGGCGTATTTCACCGGCCCGAAGAACGTTGACTGGGTCCCCATCAGAAACAGCAGCAACAACAACAACTCATACCAGCCCCACCAGAGCCCGAGGGCTGCCAGCGCCATGATCACGATTTCCACCAGCTTGACCCAGCGGATAATGCGGGATTTCTCGTAATGGTCCGCTAACTGGCCGGCAATCCCGGAAAACAGAAAAAACGGCAGGATGAACAGAAACGCCGCCAGGTTGACCACCACATCCACGGACAGGCCCATCAACCCACCGGTACTGAACGTGATCAACAACAGCAGGGCGTTCTTGTACAGGTTGTCGTTGAACGCCCCGGAGAACTGGGTCAGGTAGAAGGGCAGAAACCGCCGCTCTGCCAATAACCGGAACTGACTGCGCGCTGTCATAAACATCCTTTTTGGTGCACCGAGCCCGCGATGTAGCACCGCTGCGCACTACATTTGCGCGTTGCCGTGGCCGGGTCAAAGCGGGCAAACACCGGGTCGTCATCAAAGTGTGCGAGATGGCACGATTTTCGCGATTAATTAGGCTGCTACGGAAAGCGCCAGCGATTGCATCAACTTATCAAGGACAGCCTTAACCGCGAGCACGTTCAGAGATTGTCATCCATGAGTAACCTAGCCCGACTTGGCACCCACCGCCACGCCTTTTGCCAGCATGGCCACAGCCAGCGACTTATCCACAGCCACCAGTTCAAGTCGGTTTACCAGCCCATATTAAGCCCCACCCACCAGAAACTCGTGGGCTATGAAGCCCTGGTCAGGGTGTCCCGGGATCATCAAACGGTGTCACCGGTCGCCCTGTTTGAGCGGGCAGCGCAGCTGAATCAGACACCGGAACTGGACCGTCACCTGCTGGATCTTCATCTGGATAACTTCAGCGTCCATTCGCATCCGGCCTGGTTGTTCCTGAACATCAATCCGGGTACCTGTGAACATCCGGAAGATGCCCTGCAACGGTTGGCCGAGCGGTGCACGCTGCGGGGTATCCAACCGGAACAGGTGGTGCTTGAGCTGATTGAAACCGCCTCGGGCGATCACCAGGCGCTGATGACCTTTATCCACAACGCGAAAATGCTCGGCTTCAACATCGCCATTGACGATTTTGGCGTGGGCGACTCCAACTTCGAACGGCTTTGGCGCATCAACCCGATGATCGTCAAACTGGACCGGAGCCTGCTGGTTAACGCGGAACACAACTGTCGCGCCCGACTCCTGCTGGAGAGCCTGATCCGAATGATTCGGGAGAGCGGCAGTCTGGTGTTACTCGAAGGTGTGGAAAGTGATGACCAGGCCCGGATCGCCATCGAGACCGAAGTCGATCTCCTGCAGGGATATTGCTTTGCCCGCCCATCCGCTTTATCGAACCTGCTCGCGGGCCAGGCGGAGGCTGAGCTCGAAGTCGTTATCCACAGGTCCCGGAAAGTCTCGTTGGAGGATGTGCAAAGCCGGGAAAACTACCTGCGCCAGTTGCAGTTGGTTATACGCAAGGCGTGCCGCCGGTTGGTTCAGGGCGAGAGCTTGCCGTGCGTCTCGGACAATTTACTGGCGCTGGACGGAATTCAGCGCTGCTTTTTGCTGGATCACCGCGGTGTGCAACAGGGCAGTCTGGCCCGAGCCCGTGACGACGTTGGTTACCATCAATTCAACCCGCTGTATCAATCCGCCGGCGCCTGCTGGAAACACCGGGAATATTTCCAGAACGCGCAAGCCTTCCCCGAGCGCATCAACTGCTCCCGTCCTTACGTCGCACTGCCCGACGCCAAGCGCACCGTGACGTTATCCACAGCCATCGACAACCCGCAGGGCCATCGCGTCATGTGTGTGGACATTCACCCCGATGAACTCTTCGCCGGCCAGATGACCTTTCCCGCCACCCTCTGACCCGACTCAAAAGTCCTCCGCCCTGCCCTGCGGCGTGGCGGACCGGCCAGCGCCACCGGCGGGACCGCTGGCCTGCCGGTCCAGCTCGCGGGCAATGGCGTTGGTCGGGCGCGTGAAGCGGGCCAGCAAGCTGTACAGCACCGGAATCAGGAACAGCGTCAAGGTGGTGGCAAACAGCAGGCCGCCGAGAATCACCATGCCGATGGAGGCCCGGCTTTCGGCGCCGGCACCGGTGGCCAGCACCAGGGGGACGGCACCAAAGATGGTGGAAACGGTGGTCATCAGCACCGGCCGGAACCGCAGACTGGCGCCTTTGAGGATGGCGTCTTTGATCTCGTAACCCCGGTCCCGCAACTGGTTGGCAAACTCCACGATCAGGATACCGTTCTTGGCCATCAGCCCAAGCAGCATGATGATGCCAATCTGGCTGTAGATATTCAGGCTGATGCCAGAGAACCAGAGTGCCAGTAAGGCCCCGGTGACCGCCAGCGGCACCGACAGCATGATGATCAGCGGGTGAATCCAGCTTTCGAATTGGGCCGCCAGCACCAGAAACACCACCACAAAGGCCAGTCCGAAGGTGAAGTAGATGGCGGCCGAGGACTCCTCGAACTCTCGCGCCAGGCCCTGATAACTGGTCCGAGCTTCCGGCGGAAGGTTATCCACAGCCAGGGTGTTGAGGTAATCAACCGCCGATCCCAGATCGTAACCCTCGGCCAGTGAGCCGCTGATCACCACCGCCGGCAGGCGGTCGATGCGTTTCAGGTCCGGGTTGGTGCCCTCTTCCTGCACCGTCACCAGAGCCTGCAGGGGAATCAGCTCGCCCTCGTCCCCGGTACGCATGAAGATCTGCCCCAGATCCTCCGGGGTGGCGCGATCATTATCGGCCGCCTGCACGATCACCTCGTATTCCTGGCCCCGGTCCACGTAGGTGGTGACATTGCGTGACGCCAGCAAGGTTTGTAGCGTGGTGCCGACGTCCTGCACGGTGATTCCCAGATCCGCCGCCCGCTCCCGATCAATCGACACCCGCAGTTCCGGGCTGGTGAGTTCAAAGTCACGATCCAGGTTCAACAGGTTGGGGTTGGCCCGGGCTCGCTCCAGGATATCCTTGCTCCAGGCCTGCACCGATTCATAGTCCGGGCCGGCAACCACAAACTCCAGGGGTTGGCCGAAGCCCCGCCGGCCAAGGCCAGAGGGGTTTACCGCCACGGTGCGGATGCCGGACACCTGTGCGAGGCTGGCGCGCAGCTCGGTGGTGATGCTTTGTTGCTTCTGCAGCCTCTGCTCCCAGGGGCTGAGCCCGAGGATCAGGAAGGCGTTATCCTCTTCATCACGAAAACCGACAATGGCCAGCAGGCGGTCCGCCGCGTCGTTGTCCAGGTAGGGCATCAGAATCTGTTCCACCTGGCGCACATAATGATCGGTGTATTCCACGGTGGCCCCCCGGGGCGCACTGGCCGGCAGGATGATGATGCCCCGGTCTTCGGTCGGCGCCAGCTCCTGGGCCAGTTGGGGGTAAACCACCGCCGACACGAGCGTACCCACCAAACCCAGTCCGATCAGCAGTCCCGGCTGGCGCAGTGAGGCGCCAAGCAGGCGCTCGTAGCCACGGGTCAGGCCCGAGAACACGCGCTCACTGGCGGCCCACAGGCGATGCCCTTCCTCGGATTCCGGGCTGTGTCGCAGCCACTTCGAGCACAGCATCGGAGCCAGCGTCAGCGCCACCAGGCTCGACACCACCACCGCAGCGGCCAGGGTGAAACCGAACTCCGCGAACAATCGGCCAGCATTGCCACCCATGAAGGAAATCGGCACGAACACCGCCACCAGGGTGAGCGTGGTGGCCACCACGGCAAAGGCCACCTGCCGGGCCCCCCGATAGGACGCCAGCAACGCCGGCTCGCCCTGATCGATGCGACGCTGAATGTTCTCCAGCATCACGATGGCATCGTCGACCACCAGGCCGATGGCCAGAATCACCGCCAGCAGCGTCAGTACGTTGATGGAAAAGCCGAGGAATCCGAGCCCGATGAACGCGCCGATCACGGCCACCGGAATGGTCACCGCCGGAATCAGGGTGGCACGCCAGGAGCGCAGGAACACGAAGATCACCAGTACCACCAGCGACACCGCAATGGCCAGCGTGGTGAGCACTTCCCGGGTTGAGGCCCGGATGAAGATGGATTCGTCGTAGCTGCGCGTGAGTGTGACTTCCGGCGGCAGGGTGTCGCGGATGCTGTCGATTTCCGCCTGCACGGCATCGGACACCGCGACAATGTTGGACTTGGACTGGCGAATGATGCCCAGGCCAACAGCGGTCTGACCGTCGGCCCGTAACCGGGTGATGTCAGATTCTACCCCCATGTCGACAGTGGCCACATCACCCAGTCGTAGCAGGCTTGCCTCGTCCCGGCGCAGTACCAGCTCGCGGAATTCGGCCACTGTGGATAACCGGCCATCGGCACGCACCGTAAACCTGCGGTTGGCGGAATCCACGGACCCTGCCGGGAATTCCACATTATTGCTGCGCAGGGCCTGCTCGACCTCGGCAACGGTGATATCCCGGGCCGCCATGCGCTCCAGATCCAGCCAGACCCGAATTGCATAGCGCCGCTCGCCACCGATAAAGACATCCGCCACCCCTTCCAGCACCGACAGGCGGTCGACCAGCACACGGTCGGCAAAATCAGTGAGCTCGGCACTGCCCCAGACATCACTGCGCAGGGTGACCCAGAGCACCGGGCGGGCGTCGGAATCGGCCTTGCTGACGGTGGGCGCATCGGCCTCATCGGGCAACTCGTCCGCCACCCGGGCAACGGCATCGCGGACATCATTGGCGGCAATGTCGACATCCCGGCTTGTGGAAAACTCCACGCTGGTGCGGGATTCGCCCTGCTCGGTGGAGGATTCGATGGACCGGATGCCCTCGATACTGCTGATCGCCCCTTCGATCACCTGGGTAATCTGGGTGTCCACCACCTCGGCCGCAGCCCCCGGGTAATTGGTGGCGATGGACACCACCGGCGGGTCAATGTCGGGGTATTCCCGCACCGGCAGTCCCAGCAACGCGGCGACGCCGAACACCACAATCAGCAGGCTGACCACGGTGGCAAACACCGGGCGTTTGATGGAGAGGTCCGACAACACCACAGTCAGGACTCCAGCGAACCGGCAAACCGGTTGTCCGGTATGGCGTTGGTGTCGTCCACCACCTCGATGCGTTCACCGCTGCTGAGCCGGTCCTGACCGGTGATCACCACCGCATCCTGCGGTCCCAGACCTTCGATGACTTCGACCTTGCCCGGCATGCGCGCGCCGGTGCGAATCGAAACCCGGCGTGCCAGGCCATCCTCCGCGATAAACACGTACTGTTGGTCGCCGCGAACCATCACCGCCTGCTCTGGAATCACCAGCGCCCGACGCTCTCTCAAGGTCACGGTGGCGGACATGAACTGGCCGGGGCGCAACCGGGCCTCGGGATTATCGATCAGGGCCCGCACCGGCAGCGTCCGGCTGCGCGCGTCCACACGGGTACCGAGCTTGACCAGCTCGCCGGCAAACATCATGTCCGGGAACGCCGGAGACAGCCCCTTGACCGGCAGGCCCGGGCGCAGGTCGGACAAAAAACGTTCCGGAATCGAGAAGTTGAGCTCCAGCCGGTCAATGTCGTCCAACGTGGTCAGCGGCGTTCCGGCCGGTACATAGGCACCCACGGACAGATCACTGAGGCCCACCACGCCGGCGAACGGCGCCTTGATGCGGTGGTTTTCCAGGCGCACCAGGGCCGCTTCGCGTTCCGCCTCTGCCACCCGCACGGTGGTGCCCAGCGCATCCACCTGGGATTGAGCAATACTGTTGTTGGCCTGCAGGCTGCGGGCCCGGTCCAGCTGACGGCGGGCATCCGCCAGACCAGCTTCGATCACCCTGAGATCCGCCCTCGCCTGGCGATCATCCAGCTGCACCAGCAGGTCTCCGCGCGCGACTTTCGCGCCCGGAACCAGATTGAGGGCAACCAGGCGACCGCTGACTTCCGCGGTCAGCTCGACCGCGCGCAGGGCTCTGAGGCTGCCCACCGCCCTGACCGAATCGCGAACCCTGTCCCATTCCGGCAACCGGGTGTTTACCACCCGCGCCGGACGTTCCAGCTGGCGTTCAGCGGTGGGGTCGGTCGCCAGCATGCGGTAGGTCACCAAGGCGCCAGAGGCCACCACTACCAGAATCAGCGCAATCAGCCATTGTTTCCACATAAGAGGTATGTCGGTTTCCCTGTTGTTATGGGCGCTTCTGGATCACCAGCACCACCTCGCCCACGTCAATCCCCCACTTGCTCATGGTGGTCTGGTTGATCAGGGTGTCGGGAGTGACCAGATACATCCAGTCATCCATTCGCACGTCCAGCGACCCATCGCCGTAAGCTACCTGAAGCACGTAATTCATGTGAATGGCATTGCCCTGCCAGCGCATCAGTCCGGGTTCCACCACATCGCCGGCGGTGGCCCGGTAGCCTTGCTCGACCGGGGTCAGGGTCCAGACCCGGGTCTGGACTTCACCATCATCAAACCGGAACACCTCATCCAGAGTGCCGGTGCCATCCTCCGCCCAGGACGCCCGGATGTCGGCATCAAACGTGCGGATCACCTCACCGGAGAAATCCTTTACCACGCCACGGGCGGATAAATCGCCGGTAAAAAATTCATTCGGGATCAGGGCCGGTTCCCGGGCCTGGTAATCCTCCAGTGAGGGCCCGGCACAGCCGGTCAGTATCCAGATCCAACACAGTAACCAGTGGGCGCGGATCGGGCCAGCTCGCTGGCCGCTATCAATCGGAATTTGCATGACTTTTACACTCGTAATGGTCTGTGGATAAACGCAAGTAACCTGCCAACTGATACGCCCCGAAGGCGGGCGTCGATCAACCCTGAACACGGCTATGCCGGCATCCGTCATTTCGGCCAATTCGCTCTTTTGACAAGGGGCCGGGCGATTTTCGTCAATGGCAGCCCGGGAGGAATCCCGTACAACCTGCGCTAATGGAGGCCGCCAATCTGACGCCTCCCCAAGATTCTGTAGAGCGAGGTTTCCGGTATGCCCACTTACAAAGCACCACTGCGCGACATGAAGTTCCTGCTCAATGAAGTCTTCGACTACCCCGGGCATTACCAAACCCTGAGCACTGGCGCCAATGCCACCCCGGACATTGTTGAGGCAGTGCTTAATGAGTGTGGCCGGTTTTGCGAAGAAGTGCTCAGTCCGCTTTATCAGTCCGGGGATGAGGAAGGCTGCCGGCTGCAAGATGGCGAAGTGAAAACCCCGAAAGGCTTCAAGGACGCCTATCAGCAATACGCCAGTGGCGGCTGGCAGGGGCTGTCGGCACCGGAGGAGTTTGGTGGCCAGGGCCTGCCCGCCTCCATGGGCCTGTTCAAGCAGGAAATGATGGGCACCGCCAACTGGTCCTTCTCGATGTACCCCGGGCTATCACTGGGTGCCATGAATACCCTGTTTCTGCATGGCAGCGATGAGCAACAGCAGACGTTTCTGGCACCGCTGGTGGACGGTCGCTGGAGCGGCACCATGTGCCTCACCGAACCCCAGTGCGGAACCGACCTGGGCCAGGTGAGCACCAAAGCCGAGCCGCAAGCCGACGGCAGCTACCTGCTCACCGGTACCAAGATATTCATTTCCTCCGGCGACCACGACCTGACTGAAAACATTGTCCACATAGTGCTGGCCCGGCTGCCGGAGGCGCCGAAAGGCACCCGCGGCATCAGCCTGTTCATCGTGCCGAAATTCCTGCCGGGCCCGGATGGTGCAGTCGGCGAACGCAACGCCGTCAGCTGCGGTGGACTGGAACAGAAAATGGGCATCAAGGCCTCCGCCACCTGCGTGCTGAACTTCGATAATGCCAGGGGTTACCTGATCGGACCGGAGAATCAGGGTCTGGAGTGTATGTTCACCTTTATGAACACCGCCCGCATCGGCACCGCCCTTCAGGGTGTGGGTCCGACGGAATTGTCCTATCAATGGGCCCTGGACTACGCCCGGGAACGACGTTCGATGCGGGCGTTATCCGGCAAGAAGGAACCGGAACAGGTGGCCGATGCGTTGATTCACCATGCCGACGTGCGGCGTATGCTGATGACCCAGAAAGCCATCGCCGAGGGCGGGCGGGCGATGCTGTATTACGCCGCCCGGTTGGCCGATCACATGGTCGATGGCCACGTACGGGGCGACCAAGAGGCTGTGGATAAGTACGACGACAAACTGGGCTTCCTGACCCCGATCCTGAAAGGTTTCCTCACCGAGCTGGGTAACGAAGCCGCGAACCTGGGCATGCAGGTGTTCGGCGGCCACGGTTACATCCGCGAGCATGGCATGGAACAGATCGTGCGGGACACCCGCATCGCCACCCTGTACGAAGGCACCACCGGGATTCAGGCCCTGGACCTGCTGGGCCGGAAGGTGTTGCTGATGACCCGAGGCGGCGCGGTCCGGGAGTTCACCCTGAAGATCGCCAATTTCGCCCGCAAGCAGCTGGGCAACAGCCAGCTTCGCCCCATGGCGCTGGAGCTGCTCAAGCTCAGCGGGCAGTGGAACCTGCTGACCATGCGCATCCTGCTGGCGGCGCGCAAGGATCGGGACGTGGTCAGCGCCGCTGCCAACGATTTCCTGATGTACAGCGGTTACGTCACCATGGCCTATATCTGGGCCCGGCAGGCTTCGGTGGCAATACGCAAACTGGACACCGGTGGTGACGAGAGTGAAGCCTTCTACCGGGCCAAACTGGCCACGGCAGAATTCTATTACCAAAGGCTGCTGCCCCGGGCCCAGGCTCACGCCAGCGGCATGCTGGCGCCGGCGGACAGCTTGATGAGACTGACCCCGGACGAACTGGCCAGCACCGGATAAACGTCTCGGGGTACGTTATCCGGCGCCGCTGCCGGTCAGAGCCCGTATTTGGTCTCTATGGCCTCGAACATGCCGGACTGGCGAACTTGCTCCAGTCCGTCGTTCAGCTTATCCACAATCTCGTCCGGGGTTTCCGGGTTGAGCGCCAGAAACAACTCGGTATCGTTAAAGGAATAGACCGGAATCAGCCCCTCCACGTTCTGCTGCGAAGCAAAGTAAGGGCCGGCCAGACGATCGGCA includes these proteins:
- a CDS encoding efflux RND transporter permease subunit: MVLSDLSIKRPVFATVVSLLIVVFGVAALLGLPVREYPDIDPPVVSIATNYPGAAAEVVDTQITQVIEGAISSIEGIRSIESSTEQGESRTSVEFSTSRDVDIAANDVRDAVARVADELPDEADAPTVSKADSDARPVLWVTLRSDVWGSAELTDFADRVLVDRLSVLEGVADVFIGGERRYAIRVWLDLERMAARDITVAEVEQALRSNNVEFPAGSVDSANRRFTVRADGRLSTVAEFRELVLRRDEASLLRLGDVATVDMGVESDITRLRADGQTAVGLGIIRQSKSNIVAVSDAVQAEIDSIRDTLPPEVTLTRSYDESIFIRASTREVLTTLAIAVSLVVLVIFVFLRSWRATLIPAVTIPVAVIGAFIGLGFLGFSINVLTLLAVILAIGLVVDDAIVMLENIQRRIDQGEPALLASYRGARQVAFAVVATTLTLVAVFVPISFMGGNAGRLFAEFGFTLAAAVVVSSLVALTLAPMLCSKWLRHSPESEEGHRLWAASERVFSGLTRGYERLLGASLRQPGLLIGLGLVGTLVSAVVYPQLAQELAPTEDRGIIILPASAPRGATVEYTDHYVRQVEQILMPYLDNDAADRLLAIVGFRDEEDNAFLILGLSPWEQRLQKQQSITTELRASLAQVSGIRTVAVNPSGLGRRGFGQPLEFVVAGPDYESVQAWSKDILERARANPNLLNLDRDFELTSPELRVSIDRERAADLGITVQDVGTTLQTLLASRNVTTYVDRGQEYEVIVQAADNDRATPEDLGQIFMRTGDEGELIPLQALVTVQEEGTNPDLKRIDRLPAVVISGSLAEGYDLGSAVDYLNTLAVDNLPPEARTSYQGLAREFEESSAAIYFTFGLAFVVVFLVLAAQFESWIHPLIIMLSVPLAVTGALLALWFSGISLNIYSQIGIIMLLGLMAKNGILIVEFANQLRDRGYEIKDAILKGASLRFRPVLMTTVSTIFGAVPLVLATGAGAESRASIGMVILGGLLFATTLTLFLIPVLYSLLARFTRPTNAIARELDRQASGPAGGAGRSATPQGRAEDF
- a CDS encoding MFS transporter, which translates into the protein MTARSQFRLLAERRFLPFYLTQFSGAFNDNLYKNALLLLITFSTGGLMGLSVDVVVNLAAFLFILPFFLFSGIAGQLADHYEKSRIIRWVKLVEIVIMALAALGLWWGWYELLLLLLFLMGTQSTFFGPVKYAILPQVLSDDELVGGNGLVSMGTFVAILLGTIAAGLIMGLAASDRVTAIAVVLMAVLGYLAARRVPPTHDRHATVAVRLRPVVETWRLMMLAAQRRPVLLAILAISWFWFLGAAYLTQFPNFSRVHLRGDETVVTLLLALFTIGIALGASLCERLTGHAISLKPVPWGALGLSVFGIDLFFAVPGAPQPSTWLTMLTDPVYLRVLMDLVGVGVCGGLFIVPLYAFIQHETPARQRARIIAALNVINALFMVSSALMGMVALGGLKLSIPAFLLLLSLANLLVFLLVTYLRTQAPITSVDK
- a CDS encoding DUF3833 domain-containing protein, producing the protein MLTGCAGPSLEDYQAREPALIPNEFFTGDLSARGVVKDFSGEVIRTFDADIRASWAEDGTGTLDEVFRFDDGEVQTRVWTLTPVEQGYRATAGDVVEPGLMRWQGNAIHMNYVLQVAYGDGSLDVRMDDWMYLVTPDTLINQTTMSKWGIDVGEVVLVIQKRP
- the mnmG gene encoding tRNA uridine-5-carboxymethylaminomethyl(34) synthesis enzyme MnmG; this encodes MDFPTRFDVIVIGGGHAGTEAALAAARMGSQTLLLTHNIETLGQMSCNPAIGGIGKSHLVKEIDALGGLMARATDQAGIQFRVLNSRKGPAVRATRAQADRVLYKAAVRHALENQPNLTLFQQAADDLIVENDVVTGVVTQTGIRFLADSVVLTTGTFLGGVIHIGMQNHAGGRAGDAPANALAARLRELPFNVGRLKTGTPPRIDARSVDFSVMDEQWGDTPTPVMSFVGSRAEHPEQICCYVTRTTEQTHDIIRSGFDRSPMFAGSIEGVGPRYCPSIEDKVNRFADKDSHQIFVEPEGLTTNELYPNGISTSLPFDVQLAAVRSIPGFENAHITRPGYAIEYDYLNPQDLRHTLETKFIRGLYFAGQINGTTGYEEAGAQGLLAGINAALRAQEKDEWYPRRDEAYLGVLVDDLITMGTSEPYRMFTSRAEYRLILREDNADLRLTDMGRKLGLVDDDRWRKFNDKREAIGQERSRLESTRIHPNTEAGERANGFLKQPMNRDQSLAELLRRPEIDYSHIADIGAERVSDANVADQVEIEIKYEGYISRQADEIERLRRNENTRLPLELDYDRIGGLSNEIKQKLQAVRPETVAQASRIQGVTPAAISQILVHLKKRDLLKKQSA
- a CDS encoding efflux RND transporter periplasmic adaptor subunit; the protein is MWKQWLIALILVVVASGALVTYRMLATDPTAERQLERPARVVNTRLPEWDRVRDSVRAVGSLRALRAVELTAEVSGRLVALNLVPGAKVARGDLLVQLDDRQARADLRVIEAGLADARRQLDRARSLQANNSIAQSQVDALGTTVRVAEAEREAALVRLENHRIKAPFAGVVGLSDLSVGAYVPAGTPLTTLDDIDRLELNFSIPERFLSDLRPGLPVKGLSPAFPDMMFAGELVKLGTRVDARSRTLPVRALIDNPEARLRPGQFMSATVTLRERRALVIPEQAVMVRGDQQYVFIAEDGLARRVSIRTGARMPGKVEVIEGLGPQDAVVITGQDRLSSGERIEVVDDTNAIPDNRFAGSLES
- a CDS encoding EAL domain-containing protein; its protein translation is MSNLARLGTHRHAFCQHGHSQRLIHSHQFKSVYQPILSPTHQKLVGYEALVRVSRDHQTVSPVALFERAAQLNQTPELDRHLLDLHLDNFSVHSHPAWLFLNINPGTCEHPEDALQRLAERCTLRGIQPEQVVLELIETASGDHQALMTFIHNAKMLGFNIAIDDFGVGDSNFERLWRINPMIVKLDRSLLVNAEHNCRARLLLESLIRMIRESGSLVLLEGVESDDQARIAIETEVDLLQGYCFARPSALSNLLAGQAEAELEVVIHRSRKVSLEDVQSRENYLRQLQLVIRKACRRLVQGESLPCVSDNLLALDGIQRCFLLDHRGVQQGSLARARDDVGYHQFNPLYQSAGACWKHREYFQNAQAFPERINCSRPYVALPDAKRTVTLSTAIDNPQGHRVMCVDIHPDELFAGQMTFPATL